One Chloroflexota bacterium DNA window includes the following coding sequences:
- the ilvC gene encoding ketol-acid reductoisomerase: protein MAQMYYEKDADLSLLADKTIGIIGYGSQGHAHALNLKDNGLNVMVGLYKGSNSWSKAEEAGLEVAEVAEVAQKADVMMVLVPDMRQRDVYNESIAPYLDSSKALMFAHGFSIHFKMIVPPPDVDVMMIAPKAPGHRMREIFTRGMGVPSLLAVYQDASGKARDLGLAYGAGVGSGRAGILETTFKEETETDLFGEQSVLCGGITSLIRNAFETLVEAGYQPEVAYFECMHEVKLIVDLLYQGGMGYMRYSVSDTAEYGDYSRGSRVIDEHVRESMQTVLKEIQSGEFAREWIAENDEGLQRFKAARQEAAEHPIEKVGKELRDMMPWLQQTI from the coding sequence ATGGCCCAGATGTACTACGAAAAGGATGCGGACCTCTCCCTGCTGGCGGACAAGACCATCGGGATCATCGGCTACGGCAGCCAGGGACACGCCCACGCGTTGAACCTGAAGGACAACGGCCTGAACGTCATGGTGGGGCTGTACAAGGGCAGCAACTCCTGGAGCAAGGCGGAAGAGGCCGGACTGGAGGTCGCCGAGGTGGCGGAGGTCGCGCAGAAGGCCGACGTCATGATGGTGCTGGTGCCGGACATGCGGCAGCGGGACGTCTACAACGAGTCGATCGCGCCGTACCTGGACTCGTCCAAGGCGCTGATGTTTGCCCACGGGTTCAGCATCCACTTCAAGATGATCGTACCGCCGCCGGACGTGGACGTGATGATGATCGCGCCCAAGGCGCCGGGTCACCGGATGCGCGAGATCTTCACCCGCGGCATGGGCGTGCCGTCGTTGCTGGCCGTCTACCAGGACGCTTCGGGCAAGGCCCGGGACCTCGGACTGGCCTACGGCGCGGGCGTTGGCTCGGGCCGCGCGGGCATCCTCGAGACGACGTTCAAGGAGGAGACGGAGACGGACCTCTTCGGCGAGCAGTCCGTGCTGTGCGGCGGGATCACATCGCTGATCCGGAACGCCTTTGAGACGCTGGTCGAGGCCGGGTACCAGCCGGAGGTCGCCTACTTCGAGTGCATGCACGAGGTGAAGCTCATTGTGGACCTGCTCTATCAGGGCGGCATGGGCTACATGCGCTACTCCGTCAGCGACACCGCCGAGTACGGCGACTACAGCCGCGGCTCGCGGGTGATCGACGAGCACGTGCGGGAGTCGATGCAGACCGTGCTCAAGGAAATCCAGAGCGGCGAGTTCGCCCGCGAGTGGATCGCGGAGAACGACGAGGGGCTGCAGCGGTTCAAGGCTGCGCGGCAGGAGGCGGCGGAGCACCCCATCGAGAAGGTGGGCAAGGAGCTCCGCGACATGATGCCGTGGCTGCAGCAGACCATCTAG